The Podospora pseudocomata strain CBS 415.72m chromosome 3, whole genome shotgun sequence genome window below encodes:
- a CDS encoding hypothetical protein (EggNog:ENOG503NZSD; COG:P), which produces MAAEGGTDGGFQAYHEPHVIEILILVSFFLFLALSDWLADKIFRAGLIGQIIVGLVYGVPLANILEINWRETFLALGYVGLLLITFEGGLTIRLDLLRQNFILSTIAALLGLLTPIALSFALLYAGFGHAPLEAFIVGTALCSTSLGTTFVVINSASNATDYSQTRIGTVLISAAVLDDVCGLVLVSVIHQLRGIAEDGDVNLGWIIGRPVLASGLLAILTPLVAKFVVGPLFRRFLEKPLSKFKHTSNILLMTVVLCAFLAIAAFAGASMLFGAFLAGAFLSSIPSKEKTPSEPDTTSFVTTFEYYLSGPQKFILQPLFFASIGFAIPFGELWTGEVIWKGVVFTILMVLSKLVVGLVVPAWDMFSAVGFPKPAPPANERMSAGWAPATLLGMAMVARGEIGLLIIQIGLNETPFLTRKAFVVGVWAIVLNTIIGPVSVGVLLKKVGDQIATDKTWGIQSKPRDIDIESAMAPEQPGQDGRLPEGKGEESIGGV; this is translated from the exons ATGGCGGCCGAAGGAGGCACCGATGGAGGTTTCCAGGCGTATCATGAGCCTCATG TCATCGAGattctcatcctcgtctccttctttctcttcctaGCCCTGTCCGACTGGCTAGCCGACAAGATATTTCGTGCGGGCCTAATTGGTCAAATCATCGTTGGTCTTGTCTACGGTGTCCCCTTGGCCAATATTCTCGAGATCAACTGGCGGGAGACGTTTTTGGCCCTGGGATACGTGGGTCTGCTGCTGATCACCTTTGAAG GCGGACTCACAATTCGACTGGATCTGCTACGACAAAATTTTATCCTGAGCACCATCGCCGCTCTCCTTGGACTTCTTACCCCCATCGCCTTGTCTTTTGCCCTGTTGTATGCTGGTTTCGGTCATG CCCCCTTGGAGGCCTTCATCGTCGGCACGGCTCTCTGTTCCACCTCACTCGGCACCACCTTTGTTGTCATCAACAGTGCCTCCAACGCTACTGACTACTCTCAAACTCGCATCGGAACTGTTCTCATAAGCGCCGCGGTTCTCGATGACGTTTGTGGCCTCGTCTTGGTGAGCGTCATCCACCAGCTTCGGGGCATAGCAGAAGATGGTGATGTCAACCTTGGATGGATCATTGGCCGACCGGTGCTGGCAAGTGGCTTGCTCGCAATCTTGACCCCCCTGGTTGCCAAATTTGTCGTAGGTCCTCTGTTTCGCCGGTTTCTGGAGAAGCCCCTGTCAAAGTTCAAGCATACCTCCAACATTCTCCTGATGACGGTTGTTCTGTGTGCCTTTCTGGCCATAGCCGCTTTTGCAGGCGCATCAATGCTGTTTGGAGCCTTTCTCGCCGGCGCATTCCTCAGCAGCATACCTAGCAAGGAAAAGACCCCCTCTGAGCCAGACACGACCTCCTTTGTGACCACATTCGAATACTACCTCAGCGGCCCCCAAAAGTTCATCCTACAGCCCTTATTCTTCGCCAGCATCGGCTTCGCGATCCCGTTTGGAGAGCTCTGGACCGGCGAGGTGATCTGGAAAGGGGTGGTTTTCACCATCCTGATGGTCTTGAGCAAGCTGGTCGTTGGTCTGGTCGTCCCAGCTTGGGACATGTTCTCAGCTGTGGGATTTCCCAAGCCAGCACCGCCTGCGAACGAGAGGATGAGCGCGGG CTGGGCGCCGGCGACCCTGCTCGGCATGGCCATGGTCGCGCGCGGGGAGATCGGGCTGCTGATCATCCAGATCGGCCTCAACGAGACGCCTTTCTTAACGCGCAAGGCGTTTGTGGTTGGCGTTTGGGCCATTGTGCTCAATACCATCATTGGCCCTGTGTCGGTgggtgtgttgttgaagaaggttggCGACCAGATAGCCACTGACAAGACGTGGGGGATTCAGTCCAAGCCCCGAGATATCGACATCGAGTCGGCGATGGCGCCGGAACAGCCTGGTCAAGATGGTAGACTTCCCGAAGGGAAAGGAGAGGAGAGCATAGGTGGCGTTTAG